A single genomic interval of Methyloceanibacter caenitepidi harbors:
- a CDS encoding TetR/AcrR family transcriptional regulator, producing MRASKRDELVQKALEIFYREGFHATGMDLLAAETGISKTTMFKHFRTKEDLILAVLRLRDENFRNWLLRRMEQAGAPRDQLLAMFDALAEWFAEPKFRSCMFIKAASEYPDPSHPIHAHAAEHKRLLFLQLERIAADAGAREPAELARALLLLKEGAIVTAHFGHEADPAGDAKAAAAILIAEALQTRSA from the coding sequence ATGCGCGCAAGCAAGCGAGACGAGTTGGTGCAGAAGGCGCTTGAGATCTTTTACCGAGAGGGATTCCACGCGACCGGCATGGACCTGCTGGCCGCCGAGACCGGGATCTCCAAGACCACTATGTTCAAGCATTTCCGGACCAAGGAGGATCTGATCCTCGCGGTCCTGCGGCTGCGTGATGAGAACTTCCGCAACTGGCTCTTGCGTCGCATGGAACAGGCGGGTGCGCCGCGCGACCAATTGCTAGCGATGTTCGATGCGCTGGCCGAGTGGTTCGCGGAGCCGAAATTCCGATCCTGCATGTTTATCAAGGCAGCGTCCGAATATCCCGACCCGAGCCACCCGATCCACGCTCATGCGGCGGAGCACAAGAGGCTTTTGTTTTTGCAGCTTGAGAGGATTGCCGCCGATGCCGGCGCGCGGGAACCGGCGGAACTGGCGCGCGCACTCCTCCTTTTAAAGGAGGGGGCTATCGTGACCGCCCATTTCGGGCACGAGGCCGACCCCGCGGGCGATGCGAAGGCAGCAGCGGCGATCCTGATTGCCGAGGCGCTTCAGACGCGTTCAGCTTGA
- the pgi gene encoding glucose-6-phosphate isomerase, with the protein MSNVTDTPAWQKLAAHHDKIKDVHLRDLFAKDASRAAKFTVEGAGLTLDYSKQRITEETVALLAELAKERKVAERRDAMFRGEKINVSEDRAVLHVALRAPSGEVIETDGHDVVPDVHGVLDRMAAFADKIRSGEWVGHTGKRIKNVINIGIGGSYLGPEMAYLALRPYSDRDMTFRFVSNVDGACFDEATRDLNAEETLFIVSSKTFTTLETMTNAATARAWAVEHLGSEDAVAKHFVANSTNTQGVEKFGIDTANMFEFWDWVGGRYSMDSAIGLSTMIAIGPDGFRDMLAGFHEMDEHFRTAPVEKNLPMLMGLLTVWYNNFFGAQTLAVLPYSEHMKRFPAYLQQLQMESNGKHVDMAGKHVDLQTGPIIWGEPGTDGQHSFYQLIHQGTKLIPCDFIGFLTPLSALAHHHDLLMANLFAQAEALAFGKTAAELTAEGSPAAQTPFRVTEGNRPTNMILAEKLDPKTLGRLVALYEHSVFTQGAVWNIDSFDQWGVELGKVLANRIIPELEAKDEPTLGHDSSTNALIERYRAHKG; encoded by the coding sequence ATGTCCAATGTCACCGATACGCCTGCCTGGCAGAAGCTCGCCGCGCACCACGACAAGATCAAGGACGTGCATTTGCGCGATCTTTTCGCCAAGGATGCGTCGCGCGCGGCCAAGTTCACGGTCGAGGGTGCGGGGCTCACGCTCGATTACTCGAAGCAGCGGATCACCGAAGAGACGGTGGCGCTGCTCGCCGAGCTCGCCAAGGAGCGCAAAGTCGCCGAGCGGCGCGACGCCATGTTCCGCGGCGAGAAGATCAACGTTTCGGAGGATCGAGCCGTGCTGCATGTGGCCTTGCGCGCCCCCAGCGGCGAGGTCATCGAGACGGACGGGCACGATGTCGTGCCGGACGTCCACGGCGTTCTGGATCGCATGGCCGCCTTCGCCGACAAGATCCGCAGCGGCGAATGGGTCGGCCATACGGGGAAACGCATCAAGAACGTCATCAATATCGGCATTGGCGGGTCCTATCTCGGGCCCGAAATGGCGTATCTGGCGCTCCGTCCCTATTCGGACAGGGACATGACGTTCCGCTTCGTCTCGAACGTCGACGGCGCCTGCTTCGACGAAGCCACGCGCGACCTGAATGCCGAAGAGACGCTGTTCATCGTCTCCTCCAAGACGTTCACGACGCTCGAGACCATGACGAACGCCGCGACCGCGCGCGCCTGGGCGGTCGAGCACCTCGGCTCGGAGGACGCCGTCGCCAAGCACTTCGTCGCGAACTCGACCAACACCCAAGGAGTCGAGAAGTTCGGCATCGACACCGCGAACATGTTCGAGTTCTGGGACTGGGTCGGCGGCCGCTATTCCATGGACTCGGCGATCGGCCTGTCCACCATGATCGCCATCGGCCCGGACGGGTTCCGCGACATGCTCGCCGGTTTCCACGAAATGGACGAGCATTTCCGCACCGCGCCGGTCGAGAAGAACCTGCCGATGCTGATGGGGCTGCTGACGGTCTGGTACAACAATTTCTTCGGGGCGCAGACGCTCGCCGTGCTCCCCTACTCGGAGCATATGAAGCGCTTCCCGGCCTATCTGCAGCAGCTGCAGATGGAGAGCAACGGCAAGCATGTGGACATGGCCGGCAAGCATGTGGACCTGCAGACCGGCCCCATCATCTGGGGCGAGCCGGGCACGGACGGCCAGCACTCGTTCTACCAGCTCATTCACCAGGGCACGAAGCTGATCCCTTGCGATTTTATCGGCTTCCTGACGCCTCTAAGCGCCCTCGCCCACCACCACGACCTCTTGATGGCGAATCTGTTCGCGCAGGCCGAGGCGCTGGCTTTCGGCAAGACCGCGGCGGAGCTGACGGCGGAAGGCTCGCCGGCGGCGCAGACGCCCTTCCGCGTCACCGAAGGCAACCGGCCGACGAACATGATCCTCGCCGAAAAGCTCGACCCGAAGACGCTGGGCCGGCTCGTGGCGCTCTACGAGCACAGCGTGTTCACGCAAGGCGCTGTGTGGAATATCGACTCGTTCGATCAATGGGGCGTGGAGCTCGGCAAGGTGCTTGCCAACCGCATCATCCCCGAGCTCGAAGCCAAGGACGAACCGACGCTTGGCCACGACTCATCGACCAATGCGCTGATCGAGCGCTACCGGGCACACAAGGGCTAA
- the tal gene encoding transaldolase translates to MKPTKALHDLGQSLWIDDITRDMLDSGTLTKYINEYSVTGLTSNPTIFDNAISKSDSYDDEIKRLFKAGYSGEALFFELALQDLSRAADMFLPVHERTGTVDGYVSLEVSPLLAYDTQATVASAKGLFERAHKPNLFIKIPGTEEGLPAIEEAIYSGVSVNVTLLFSSQHCIDAANAYMKGLERRVAEGLSPDVRSVASVFVSRWDKAVIDTVPAELKDKLGIAVSTQAYREYRNLLDSDRWQRLESMGARPQRLLFASTSTKDPSAPDTLYVEALAAPNTVNTMPDKTLLAFGDHGKLGGVLPANGGDCEETIGAFEKAGISVADLAAELQKEGAASFVKSWEDLLQSIETKSKALG, encoded by the coding sequence GTGAAGCCCACGAAAGCCTTGCACGATCTCGGTCAAAGCCTGTGGATCGACGACATTACCCGCGACATGCTCGATAGCGGCACGCTCACGAAGTATATCAACGAGTACTCTGTGACGGGCCTTACGTCGAATCCGACCATCTTCGACAACGCCATTTCGAAGAGCGACAGCTACGACGACGAAATCAAGCGCCTGTTCAAAGCGGGTTATTCCGGCGAAGCGTTGTTCTTCGAGCTTGCCCTGCAAGACCTGTCGCGCGCGGCGGACATGTTCCTGCCCGTCCACGAACGCACCGGCACCGTCGACGGCTATGTCTCGCTCGAAGTCTCGCCGCTGCTCGCATATGACACGCAAGCGACCGTCGCCTCTGCCAAGGGCCTGTTCGAACGCGCGCACAAGCCGAACCTCTTCATCAAGATCCCCGGCACGGAAGAAGGCCTGCCCGCCATCGAGGAAGCGATCTATTCGGGCGTGTCCGTCAACGTGACGCTGCTGTTTTCCTCGCAGCACTGCATCGATGCGGCCAACGCCTATATGAAAGGGCTGGAGCGGCGTGTCGCCGAAGGGCTTTCCCCTGACGTGCGCTCGGTCGCCTCGGTTTTCGTCAGCCGTTGGGACAAGGCCGTCATCGATACGGTGCCGGCGGAGCTGAAGGACAAGCTTGGCATCGCTGTCTCGACCCAAGCCTATCGGGAGTACCGCAACCTCTTGGACAGCGACCGCTGGCAGCGGCTCGAGTCCATGGGCGCAAGGCCGCAGCGGCTGCTCTTCGCCTCGACCAGCACCAAAGACCCCTCCGCGCCGGACACGCTTTATGTGGAAGCGCTCGCCGCGCCCAACACGGTCAACACCATGCCCGACAAGACGCTGCTGGCTTTTGGCGACCACGGCAAGCTGGGCGGCGTGCTGCCCGCGAACGGCGGCGACTGCGAAGAGACGATTGGCGCCTTCGAGAAGGCCGGTATCTCCGTCGCCGATCTTGCGGCGGAGTTGCAGAAAGAAGGCGCGGCCTCGTTCGTGAAGTCTTGGGAGGACCTGCTGCAGTCCATCGAAACCAAGAGCAAGGCGCTCGGCTAG
- a CDS encoding HAD family hydrolase produces the protein MTETHKAVFLFDVDDTLLDNDRMKSDLGDYVALTFGDAARDELWAIYEEQRDKHGYADFLGTLERFRLAHLEDMRIGQLANWVIDYPFAERLFPDALAAVRHVSQWGLPVILTDGDGVYQPHKLERAGLITAFDGRVLNYVHKETELDAVERAFPAQHYVLIDDKLSVLDAVKRAWGDRVTTVFPRQGHYANDPARLKDLPPADIEIANIAELMTCDFSTL, from the coding sequence ATGACCGAAACGCACAAGGCCGTTTTTCTGTTCGACGTGGACGACACGTTGCTGGACAACGACCGCATGAAGTCGGACTTGGGCGACTACGTTGCGTTGACTTTTGGCGATGCCGCGCGAGACGAGCTTTGGGCGATCTACGAGGAGCAGCGGGACAAGCACGGTTACGCCGATTTTCTCGGCACGCTGGAGCGGTTCCGTCTCGCCCATTTGGAAGACATGCGCATCGGGCAATTGGCAAATTGGGTCATCGACTACCCGTTCGCCGAGCGGCTGTTCCCCGACGCGCTGGCCGCCGTGCGCCATGTCAGCCAATGGGGCCTGCCCGTGATCCTCACCGACGGCGACGGCGTCTACCAGCCGCACAAACTGGAGCGGGCCGGCTTGATCACGGCCTTCGACGGGCGTGTCCTGAACTATGTGCACAAGGAAACGGAACTGGACGCCGTAGAGCGCGCCTTTCCTGCGCAGCACTACGTTCTTATCGACGACAAGCTCAGTGTTCTTGATGCGGTCAAACGCGCGTGGGGCGATAGGGTCACCACCGTGTTCCCGCGCCAAGGCCACTACGCCAACGACCCTGCAAGATTGAAAGACTTGCCGCCTGCGGATATCGAAATCGCCAACATCGCCGAACTGATGACGTGCGATTTCAGTACGCTCTGA
- the zwf gene encoding glucose-6-phosphate dehydrogenase codes for MAIPNQTHSDAFVFFGASGDLAFKQIFPALLGLVRDEGLDIPIIGVARTQWSLDEFKKRAEESVKTHGGDIKSDAFKKLLSLLHYVSGDYADPKVFAQLRKELGDAKCPLHYLAIPPFLFSEVAGQLAQSGCAENARLVVEKPFGRDRESADELSQILDKYFSEKNIFRIDHYLGKEPVQNILYTRFANSIFEPLWNRNYVRSIQITMAENFGVQDRGSFYDSAGAIRDVLQNHMLQILASLTMDPPTGQEHEALRDRKASLLKSVRPLDANHIVRGQYKGYQGVPGVKPGSTVETYAAAKLYIDSWRWEGVPIFIRTGKCLPVSVAEAVVEFKRPPRETFGEIKAIGCGHMRFRIQPDVAIALGTRVKVPGDRMIGDDVELVLTRQPGVDRPPYQRLLGDAMEGIADLFTREDIVDAEWRIVGPILDNVTPVYSYDQGTWGPSEADQLFGADGRWLNPSPK; via the coding sequence ATGGCCATCCCGAACCAAACGCATTCCGACGCCTTCGTCTTTTTCGGCGCCAGCGGCGATCTCGCGTTCAAGCAGATCTTTCCCGCGCTTCTCGGCCTTGTCCGCGACGAGGGATTGGACATTCCCATTATCGGGGTCGCACGCACGCAATGGTCTCTCGATGAGTTCAAGAAGCGCGCCGAGGAAAGCGTCAAGACCCACGGCGGCGACATCAAAAGCGATGCCTTCAAGAAGCTCCTGAGTCTTCTTCACTACGTATCGGGCGACTACGCCGATCCGAAGGTCTTCGCGCAGCTGCGCAAGGAATTGGGCGACGCCAAATGTCCCCTGCACTATCTGGCTATTCCACCGTTCCTCTTTTCCGAGGTCGCCGGTCAGCTTGCGCAGTCGGGCTGCGCGGAAAATGCCAGGCTCGTGGTCGAGAAGCCGTTCGGGCGTGACCGGGAATCGGCGGACGAACTCAGCCAGATCCTCGACAAGTATTTCTCCGAGAAGAACATCTTCCGCATCGATCACTATCTCGGCAAGGAGCCGGTGCAGAATATTCTGTACACGCGCTTCGCCAACTCGATCTTCGAGCCGCTCTGGAACCGCAACTATGTGCGCAGTATCCAGATCACCATGGCTGAGAATTTCGGCGTGCAGGACCGCGGCTCCTTTTACGACAGCGCCGGCGCCATCCGCGACGTGCTGCAGAACCACATGCTGCAGATCCTCGCTTCGCTCACCATGGATCCGCCGACAGGTCAGGAGCATGAGGCGCTGCGCGACCGCAAAGCCAGCCTCCTAAAGTCCGTACGTCCGCTCGATGCAAATCACATCGTGCGCGGGCAGTACAAAGGCTACCAAGGCGTTCCCGGGGTCAAGCCAGGCTCGACGGTGGAGACCTACGCCGCCGCCAAACTCTACATCGACAGCTGGCGCTGGGAAGGCGTGCCGATCTTCATTCGCACGGGCAAGTGCCTGCCCGTCAGCGTGGCCGAGGCGGTCGTCGAGTTCAAACGGCCCCCACGCGAGACCTTCGGTGAGATCAAAGCCATCGGCTGCGGCCATATGCGCTTCCGGATTCAGCCCGACGTCGCCATTGCGCTCGGCACGCGCGTGAAGGTGCCGGGCGACCGCATGATCGGCGACGACGTGGAACTGGTGCTGACGCGGCAGCCCGGCGTCGACCGGCCGCCCTATCAGCGGCTCCTCGGCGACGCCATGGAGGGCATCGCCGACCTTTTCACCCGAGAGGACATCGTGGATGCGGAGTGGCGCATCGTCGGGCCCATCCTCGACAACGTCACACCCGTCTACAGCTACGACCAAGGCACATGGGGCCCGAGTGAGGCCGACCAGCTCTTCGGCGCGGACGGGCGTTGGCTCAACCCAAGCCCGAAATAG
- the gnd gene encoding phosphogluconate dehydrogenase (NAD(+)-dependent, decarboxylating): MQLGMIGLGRMGANMVIRAMKAGHDCHVFDTHAEAVDGLVAKGAKGSTDLKTFVDGLDKPRAIWMMVPAGAVDAVIAELTPLLDTGDIIIDGGNSYYHDDIRRAGELKDKGIHYVDVGVSGGVWGLDRGYCMMIGGEDDVVARLDPIFKTLAPGVDEAPRTPGATGEPSTAENGYLHCGPNGAGHYVKMVHNGIEYGIMAAYAEGLNILHHGNIGKTTQTTDAETTPLRNPEYYQYDINLPEVAEVWRRGSVIGSWLLDLTASALRKSPDLANFEGRVSDSGEGRWTLLAAIDEGVPAPVISSALFSRFASRGNAEFADKLMSAMRFEFGGHLEKKD; this comes from the coding sequence ATGCAACTCGGCATGATCGGCCTCGGCCGGATGGGCGCCAACATGGTCATTCGCGCCATGAAGGCGGGACATGACTGCCACGTCTTCGACACCCACGCCGAGGCGGTCGACGGCCTCGTCGCCAAGGGCGCCAAGGGCAGCACCGATCTGAAGACATTCGTGGATGGGCTCGATAAGCCCCGCGCCATCTGGATGATGGTGCCGGCGGGCGCGGTGGACGCGGTCATCGCCGAACTCACGCCGCTGCTCGATACCGGCGACATTATTATCGACGGCGGCAACTCCTACTATCACGACGATATCCGCCGCGCCGGCGAACTCAAGGACAAAGGCATTCACTATGTGGATGTCGGCGTCAGCGGCGGCGTCTGGGGCCTCGATCGCGGCTATTGCATGATGATCGGCGGCGAAGACGACGTGGTCGCCCGGCTCGACCCCATCTTCAAGACACTGGCGCCGGGCGTGGACGAAGCCCCGCGGACGCCGGGTGCGACCGGCGAGCCCTCTACTGCCGAGAACGGCTATCTGCATTGCGGGCCGAACGGCGCGGGGCACTACGTCAAGATGGTTCACAACGGCATCGAGTACGGCATCATGGCCGCCTATGCCGAAGGCCTGAACATTCTGCACCACGGCAATATCGGCAAGACTACGCAGACCACGGATGCGGAGACGACGCCGCTGCGGAACCCGGAATATTATCAGTACGACATCAACCTACCCGAAGTCGCCGAAGTCTGGCGGCGCGGCAGCGTGATCGGCTCGTGGCTGCTGGACCTCACCGCGAGCGCGCTGCGGAAGAGCCCGGACCTCGCCAATTTCGAGGGCCGTGTCTCGGACTCCGGCGAAGGCCGCTGGACCCTGCTCGCCGCCATCGACGAAGGCGTGCCGGCACCCGTTATCTCGTCGGCCTTGTTCTCGCGCTTCGCCTCGCGCGGCAATGCGGAGTTCGCCGATAAGCTGATGTCCGCCATGCGTTTCGAATTCGGCGGCCATCTCGAGAAGAAGGACTAG
- the tkt gene encoding transketolase — protein sequence MRSVGGSGPVAQTQDKIDELAINTIRTLSIDAIQKANSGHPGTAMDAAPVAYTLWQQFLRYDPKSPHWINRDRFVLSAGHASMLLYSLIHLAGIEAADIGYQDQDGLAVTLDDIKSFREEGSRCPGHPEYGWTTGVESTTGPLGQGVATSVGMAIAGKWLAATYNKPDFELFDYNVYALCGEGCLMEGVGSEAASLAGHLKLSNLCWIFDNNNVTIDGHANITFTEDVAKRFDAYGWNVVRVSDANDIGELAGALNAFLATDDKPTIIIIHSHIGYGSPGKHDTPAAHGEPLGPDEVRRTKEFLGFDPDKFFVVPDGVREHFTSHMGSRGADLRAKWEALFADYARAHPEQAKQIELIRDRELPEDWDADIPSFDADPTGIATRQASGKVLNAIAAKVPWVLGGAADVAGSTKVVLDYEDAGEFQSYGELGDYAGHNMRYGIREHGMCAVVNGMVLSGLRAYDSCYLIFTDYARGSIRLSSLMDLPVLHIWTHDSISLGQDGPTHQPVEQLASLRAMPGLVVIRPADANETAEAYRLMMPHKSRPVALVLTRQAVPTFDRSKMAPASGLAKGAYVLVDADGGKPDVILIGTGSEVALCVAARDMLAKDGIKARVVSMPCRELFEEQSDDYKRSVLPPEIGARVTVEEASPLGWDRYAGPEGIVLGMNTFGLSAPLKVVSEHFGFTPEKVAEAAKKTLGR from the coding sequence ATGAGAAGCGTAGGAGGTTCGGGACCCGTGGCGCAGACTCAAGACAAGATCGACGAGCTGGCGATCAACACGATCCGAACTCTGTCGATCGACGCCATCCAGAAGGCCAATTCCGGACATCCGGGCACGGCCATGGACGCGGCGCCCGTCGCCTATACGCTGTGGCAGCAGTTTCTCCGCTACGACCCCAAATCGCCTCATTGGATCAACCGTGACCGTTTCGTTCTTTCGGCGGGTCACGCCTCGATGCTGCTCTACAGCCTGATCCACCTGGCAGGGATTGAAGCCGCGGATATCGGCTATCAAGACCAAGACGGCCTTGCCGTCACGCTCGACGATATCAAGAGCTTCCGTGAGGAAGGCAGCCGCTGCCCCGGTCACCCCGAATATGGCTGGACGACGGGCGTGGAATCGACCACGGGCCCGCTCGGCCAAGGCGTCGCCACCAGTGTCGGCATGGCCATCGCTGGCAAATGGCTGGCCGCGACCTACAACAAGCCCGACTTCGAGCTCTTCGATTACAATGTCTATGCGCTGTGCGGCGAAGGTTGCCTAATGGAGGGCGTCGGCAGCGAAGCCGCGTCCCTCGCCGGACATCTCAAGCTGTCCAATCTGTGCTGGATCTTCGACAACAACAACGTGACCATCGACGGTCACGCGAACATCACGTTCACCGAGGATGTGGCCAAGCGCTTCGACGCCTATGGCTGGAATGTCGTACGCGTCTCGGATGCGAACGACATCGGCGAGCTGGCCGGTGCCTTGAACGCGTTTCTAGCGACGGACGACAAGCCGACGATCATCATCATCCACAGCCATATCGGCTACGGCTCCCCCGGCAAGCACGACACGCCCGCCGCCCATGGCGAACCGCTCGGTCCGGACGAAGTGCGCCGGACCAAGGAATTCCTCGGGTTCGATCCGGACAAATTCTTCGTGGTGCCGGACGGCGTGCGCGAACACTTCACGTCTCATATGGGAAGCCGCGGTGCGGACCTGCGCGCGAAATGGGAGGCGCTGTTCGCTGACTATGCCCGCGCGCATCCTGAACAAGCCAAGCAGATCGAGCTGATCCGCGACCGGGAGTTGCCAGAAGACTGGGATGCGGACATCCCGAGCTTCGATGCGGACCCCACCGGGATTGCGACGCGCCAGGCCTCCGGCAAGGTTCTGAACGCCATCGCCGCGAAGGTCCCCTGGGTCCTTGGCGGCGCGGCAGACGTGGCCGGCAGCACGAAGGTCGTTCTCGACTATGAAGACGCCGGCGAGTTCCAGTCTTACGGCGAACTCGGCGACTATGCCGGCCACAACATGCGCTACGGTATTCGCGAGCACGGCATGTGCGCCGTGGTCAACGGCATGGTGCTGTCCGGCTTGCGGGCCTACGATTCCTGCTACCTGATCTTCACGGACTATGCGCGCGGGTCGATCCGCCTATCCTCGCTGATGGATCTTCCCGTGCTTCACATCTGGACGCACGATTCCATCAGCCTCGGGCAAGACGGGCCGACGCATCAGCCGGTCGAGCAGCTGGCTTCGCTGCGGGCGATGCCGGGACTGGTCGTGATCCGGCCGGCGGATGCCAACGAGACTGCGGAAGCCTATCGCCTCATGATGCCGCATAAGAGCCGCCCCGTGGCGCTGGTCCTCACGCGGCAAGCCGTTCCGACCTTCGACCGCTCAAAGATGGCGCCCGCATCGGGCCTTGCGAAGGGCGCCTATGTGCTGGTCGACGCAGATGGCGGCAAGCCGGACGTCATCTTGATTGGTACCGGCAGCGAAGTGGCGCTGTGCGTGGCCGCGCGGGACATGCTGGCCAAGGATGGCATCAAGGCGCGCGTCGTGTCCATGCCCTGCCGCGAGCTATTCGAGGAGCAGAGCGACGACTACAAGCGTTCGGTTCTGCCGCCGGAGATCGGCGCGCGCGTTACGGTCGAGGAAGCTTCGCCGCTCGGCTGGGATCGATACGCGGGGCCGGAGGGCATCGTGCTCGGCATGAACACGTTCGGCCTATCGGCGCCGCTCAAGGTCGTCTCGGAGCATTTCGGCTTCACGCCCGAGAAAGTCGCCGAAGCCGCGAAGAAAACATTGGGACGATAG
- a CDS encoding plasma-membrane proton-efflux P-type ATPase, whose protein sequence is MAKLDLGKLEQKLGTSPESGLSKAEADKRLARYGANEIAEKTTSPVLKFLSYFWGPIPWMIEAAAILSGIVHHWSDFVIIMVLLLANAIVGFWEEYQAGNAIAALKAKLAPHARVKRDGAWSDVPARLLVPGDIVRLRLGDIVPADSRSLGPDAVEVDQAALTGESLPVSKASGDVLYSGAILRQGEADAIVYATGGDTFFGKTAALVQEAHTTSHFQKAVMKIGDYLIVIAIALVTLIFAVALFRGDPVMETLQFALVLTVAAIPVAMPAVLSVTMAVGARRLAARQAIVSRLAAIEELAGVDVLCSDKTGTLTQNKLTLGDPVSVGGESQDDLVLDGALASRAEDQDTIDMAVIAGVKDAAELKNYTVGHYQPFDPVHKRTEATVADKSGKTFKVTKGAVQVILALSKNADAVKEDVDKTTNALAKRGYRALGVAKASDGGDWEFLGVLPLYDPPRPSSKDMIAQAEELGIDVKMITGDQLAIAKEIASQLGLGTDILDASQFGDTKAHETSKLDHDIETADGFAQVFPEHKFHIIDVLQKHGHIVGMTGDGVNDAPSLKKADCGIAVSGATDAARAAAAIVLLTPGLTVIVDAVKEARKIFQRMNSYAIYRIAETIRVLLFMTLSIIVFNFYPVTAIMIVLLALLNDGAILSIAYDNVKPSPKPEAWNMRRVLGVSTLLGLAGVAASFGMFYIGEEVLKLDREVVQTLMYLKLSVAGHLNIFVTRTRGPFWSIAPAKILLIAVFGTQALATIIAVSGVLMPAISWELAAMVWGYALLWFLFNDRVKLLAYRIFDPAAKPVIDQRKTAAPAAA, encoded by the coding sequence TTGGCGAAACTCGATCTAGGCAAGCTCGAGCAGAAGCTTGGCACTTCGCCCGAGTCGGGACTGAGCAAAGCGGAAGCCGACAAGCGGCTTGCGCGCTACGGCGCGAACGAGATCGCCGAGAAGACGACCAGCCCCGTTCTGAAGTTCCTGTCCTACTTCTGGGGGCCGATTCCCTGGATGATCGAGGCGGCGGCCATTCTTTCCGGTATCGTCCATCACTGGTCCGACTTCGTCATTATCATGGTGCTGCTCCTCGCCAACGCCATCGTGGGCTTCTGGGAGGAGTATCAGGCCGGCAACGCCATCGCCGCGCTGAAGGCCAAGCTCGCGCCGCATGCGCGCGTCAAGCGCGACGGCGCCTGGTCCGACGTGCCCGCGCGACTTCTCGTGCCGGGCGACATCGTCCGTTTACGTCTCGGTGACATTGTGCCGGCCGATTCGCGGTCACTCGGACCCGACGCCGTCGAGGTCGACCAGGCCGCGCTGACGGGTGAGTCGTTGCCCGTTTCGAAGGCCAGCGGCGACGTTCTTTATTCCGGAGCGATCCTGCGGCAGGGCGAGGCCGATGCGATCGTCTATGCCACGGGCGGCGATACGTTCTTCGGCAAGACCGCCGCGCTGGTGCAGGAAGCGCACACCACGAGCCACTTCCAAAAAGCGGTGATGAAGATCGGCGATTACCTGATCGTCATCGCCATCGCGCTGGTGACGCTGATCTTCGCCGTCGCGCTGTTCCGTGGCGATCCCGTCATGGAGACGCTGCAATTCGCGCTCGTGCTGACGGTGGCCGCGATCCCGGTGGCTATGCCCGCCGTGCTGTCGGTGACCATGGCTGTCGGCGCCCGGCGTCTAGCGGCCCGTCAAGCTATTGTCAGCCGGCTCGCGGCCATCGAGGAACTGGCTGGCGTCGACGTTCTGTGTTCGGACAAGACCGGCACGCTCACCCAAAACAAGCTGACGCTCGGCGACCCCGTCTCCGTCGGCGGCGAGAGCCAAGACGATCTGGTCCTCGACGGCGCGCTTGCCTCTCGCGCCGAAGACCAAGACACCATCGACATGGCGGTCATTGCGGGCGTGAAGGACGCGGCAGAGCTCAAGAACTACACCGTCGGCCACTATCAGCCCTTCGACCCGGTTCACAAGCGCACCGAAGCGACGGTCGCCGACAAGAGCGGCAAGACGTTCAAGGTCACGAAGGGCGCCGTCCAGGTGATCCTCGCGCTGTCGAAGAACGCGGACGCCGTCAAAGAGGATGTCGACAAGACGACAAATGCGTTGGCGAAGCGCGGCTACCGGGCGCTTGGCGTGGCGAAAGCCTCCGATGGTGGCGACTGGGAGTTCCTCGGCGTACTGCCGCTCTACGATCCGCCGCGCCCGTCCTCGAAGGACATGATCGCGCAAGCCGAGGAACTCGGCATCGACGTGAAGATGATCACGGGCGATCAGCTTGCCATCGCCAAGGAGATCGCGAGCCAGCTCGGCCTCGGTACGGACATTCTCGATGCCAGCCAGTTCGGCGACACCAAGGCGCACGAAACGTCGAAGCTCGACCACGACATCGAGACGGCGGACGGCTTCGCGCAGGTGTTCCCCGAGCACAAATTCCACATCATCGATGTCCTGCAGAAGCACGGTCATATCGTCGGCATGACCGGCGACGGCGTGAACGACGCGCCCTCGTTGAAGAAAGCGGACTGCGGCATTGCGGTTTCGGGCGCGACCGATGCGGCCCGCGCGGCGGCAGCCATCGTGCTGCTGACGCCAGGCCTCACCGTGATCGTCGATGCGGTCAAGGAAGCCCGAAAGATCTTCCAGCGCATGAACAGTTACGCAATCTACCGCATCGCGGAGACGATCCGCGTGCTGCTGTTCATGACGCTCTCGATCATCGTCTTCAATTTCTATCCCGTCACCGCGATCATGATCGTGCTGCTGGCGCTTCTGAACGACGGTGCGATTCTCTCGATCGCCTATGACAATGTGAAGCCGTCGCCGAAGCCCGAGGCCTGGAACATGCGGCGCGTGCTGGGCGTCTCGACCCTGCTTGGCCTTGCCGGCGTCGCCGCATCCTTCGGCATGTTCTATATCGGCGAAGAGGTCTTGAAGCTGGACCGCGAAGTAGTTCAGACGCTGATGTATCTGAAGCTCTCGGTGGCGGGGCACTTGAACATCTTTGTCACGCGCACGCGCGGGCCGTTCTGGTCGATCGCACCGGCAAAGATTCTCCTGATCGCCGTGTTCGGC